The Oncorhynchus mykiss isolate Arlee chromosome 20, USDA_OmykA_1.1, whole genome shotgun sequence genome includes a region encoding these proteins:
- the bhlha15 gene encoding class A basic helix-loop-helix protein 15 isoform X1: MDPHLIGYPLLATRMGVVVVEKTDESDQWYEDFQCWLSSGERGPQSSPVTPHRNPVTPQPSPVSSEGDEPGQGRKVSFFDDVTVYVFDQESPTRELQSHWPETNSKETKGQSPIPIYRHTPETNDLSPIPPCSYVNHLPHMATSGVCLKDNGHGLEWEDDFSFLDSSLKTKMADHHLIISESSIFSASPHQPSTSSHQRWSCPSTHACSQLRPSSLVLTHVTDADLEQ, encoded by the exons ATGGACCCTCATCTTATTGGCTACCCATTATTGGCCACCCGAATGGGTGTGGTCGTAGTGGAGAAAACTGATGAGAGCGACCAATG GTATGAAGACTTCCAGTGTTGGCTCTCCTCAGGTGAGAGGGGCCCCCAGTCCAGCCCTGTCACCCCCCACCGCAACCCTGTGACCCCTCAGCCCAGCCCTGTGTCATCAGAAGGGGACGAACCTGGACAAGGGAGGAAGGTGTCTTTCTTTGATGATGTCACTGTCTATGTGTTTGATCAG GAGAGTCCCACCAGGGAGCTACAAAGTCACTGGCCAGAGACCAACAGCAAAGAGACCAAGGGTCAATCTCCAATACCAATTTACAGACACACACCTGAGACCAATGATCTATCCCCAATCCCGCCCTGCAGCTATGTCAACCATCTACCTCACATGGCAACCTCAGGTGTCTGCTTAAAGGACAATG GTCATGGTTTAGAATGGGAGGATGACTTCTCCTTCTTGGACAGCTCCCTCAAAACCAAGATGGCCGATCACCATCTAATAATATCAGAATCCAGTATATTTTCCGCATCCCCCCACCAGCCCTCCACATCCTCACACCAGAGGTGGAGTTGTCCATCCACCCATGCCTGCTCACAGTTGAGACCTTCTAGTCTGGTCCTCACCCACGTCACTGATGCTGACCTGGAGCAGTAA
- the bhlha15 gene encoding class A basic helix-loop-helix protein 15 isoform X2, whose protein sequence is MKSKGKAAKSSRKPWTEPDPEPETSDTSEPGSSEQEGSEASVHIGGSWRGVLRGGDREQGRGGGGATHNPHRRQRSHNSNKERNVRRLESNERERQRMHKLNNAFQALREAIPHVKMDKKLSKIETLTLAENYIKSLTTIILGMSSARLPPGETPTEASAARLLQCYQQHLEEDGEESLSQFLTQIHSFSQES, encoded by the coding sequence ATGAAGTCTAAAGGGAAGGCCGCTAAGTCATCCAGAAAACCCTGGACTGAGCCAGACCCCGAACCAGAGACCAGTGACACCAGTGAACCAGGCTCTAGCGAACAGGAGGGCTCTGAGGCTTCGGTCCATATCGGAGGCTCCTGGAGGGGGGTCCTGAGGGGCGGGGACCGCGagcaaggtagaggaggagggggtgccACCCACAACCCCCACAGACGCCAACGGTCTCACAACAGCAACAAAGAACGCAACGTCCGGCGGCTGGAGAGCAACGAGCGAGAGCGCCAGCGCATGCACAAACTTAACAACGCTTTCCAGGCCCTCAGAGAGGCCATCCCGCATGTCAAAATGGATAAGAAGCTCTCCAAGATCGAGACGCTGACGCTGGCCGAGAACTACATCAAGTCCCTGACCACCATCATCCTGGGGATGTCCAGCGCCCGCCTGCCCCCCGGGGAGACACCGACAGAGGCTAGCGCTGCCAGACTGCTCCAGTGTTACCAGCAGCACctggaggaggatggggaggagagccTGTCTCAGTTCCTCACCCAGATTCACAGCTTTAGCCAGGAAAGCTAA